In a genomic window of Kwoniella mangroviensis CBS 8507 chromosome 2, whole genome shotgun sequence:
- a CDS encoding 40S ribosomal protein uS5, giving the protein MAEAQAQVQRGGFGRGRGGAGGRGRRGPRRGGKKEEEKEWVPVTKLGRLVKDGKIKSLEEIYLFSLPVKEYQIVDIFLPTLKDEVMSIKPVQKQTSAGQRTRFKAFVAVGDFDGHVGLGVKCAKEVATAIRGAIIAAKLSITPVRRGYWGSHIAEPHTVPCKVSGKAGSVMCRLIPAPRGTGIVAAPASKRMLQMAGIQDCYTQSKGSTATQGNFLKATMAALSKTYQFQSPDLWKHVDVGNSPLDIYSGHLALAAKKAAAY; this is encoded by the exons atggctgaagctcaagctcaagtaCAACGAGGTGGATTCGGTagaggacgaggtggtgccggtggaagaggacgaagaggtcccagaagaggtggtaagaaggaagaggagaaggaatg GGTCCCCGTCACCAAGCTCGGTCGACTCGTGAAAGACGGTAAAATCAAGTCTCTCGAGGAGATTTaccttttctctctccctGTCAAGGAATACCAAATCGTAGACATCTTCCTCCCTACCCTCAAGGACGAAGTCATGTCCATCAAACCCGTCCAAAAGCAAACTTCTGCCGGTCAACGAACTCGATTCAAGGCTTTCGTTGCCGTTGGTGATTTCGATGG ACACGTCGGTCTCGGTGTCAAATGTGCCAAGGAAGTCGCTACCGCCATCCGAGGAGCCATCATCGCTGCCAAGCTCTCCATCACCCCCGTCCGAAGAGGATACTGGGGTTCTCACATTGCTGAACCTCACACTGTCCCATGTAAAGTTTCCGGTAAAGCTGGTTCCGTCATGTGTCGATTGATTCCTGCCC CTCGAGGTACTGGTATCGTCGCCGCTCCCGCTTCCAAGAGAATGTTACAAATGGCCGGTATCCAAGATTGCTACACCCAATCTAAAGGTTCTACTGCCACTCAAGGAAACTTCTTGAAAGCTACCATGGCCGCTCTCTCAAAGACCTACCAATTCCAATCTCCCGATCTCTGGAAACACGTCGATGTTGGAAACTCTCCTTTGGACATTTACTCTGGTCACCTCGCTCTTGCCGCCAAGAAAGCCGCTGCTTACTAA